Below is a window of Lepisosteus oculatus isolate fLepOcu1 chromosome 8, fLepOcu1.hap2, whole genome shotgun sequence DNA.
taagcaattattattattattattatcttgcaACAGTACAATTCTTTGATCTGCTGTAAATTAAAATGAGCATGAACCCTGGTTGTAGTAACAGTCTGGTGCTGGACATAAACATGACAGTACATGCTTGTAGTGTGTGATAATACTGAAGAAACGAAGAGGCAGATTCATTAGCTTTTGCACCAGTATCACACTCTTCACCACTCTGAAATGTCTCAGAAATCTGTACAAACCAACCATACCAGAATTTTTAGTTTCTTGGTAAAAATGGTGCAAAGACTGCCTGGAACAAACACTGTAACATGCATcttccaaaaataaatgttctggCATCAGTGGAAAAGTTGAAGACAAACCTGCCAGCAGCAGTCTCTCTGGCTCATTCACATGTAGAGGCAGGTAGGCGTGCTCGTTGAAATGGCCTTCATACTGCTGTACTGCTCTAGACATCCTCAGATCCCACAGTTTAATCTGCGAATTAAATTCTCATGTGTAAATTGAACTGGACCCAATGGTTCCTACAGCACTTTCAAAAAGAACAAGTGTTGTAACTCCTATTACAATGAGTGGCCAATCCCTACTTTCCTGTAGTTTCTAACAGATCCTGTAATCGGATTTTCTTCTTCTTACTGTGCTTTAATTTAGTaatgatttcattttaatttagcaatttagtgatttttttttcagtaacagaATCTTGCCAATCCTTTGCTTGATTTTCCTGGCGATTAAAGATAACAggcacatttttttctaataaccTTACTGAATAAATGACTACAATGTTTCACCACATGGAGCAGACCATTCTATCCACCTTGAAAGTCCTATTTTAACTTGTCCTACAGATAGCGGACAGGTTGCCACCTGGGTAAATGAGGGACACTAAGGATATTTAAAACTATGTCTCCCACACAAATGTCACTCATGCTGGGCAGGCCTGGTTGCCTTTAGTAATGTCTAGCATGACTGCAAGAGGAGACTTCACTGACTTCGGAAAGAGGGGTGATTGTTGGGGCAAGTTTGGCAGGAACTTCAGTAATCAAGACCGCTCAGTTTGCAGATGTTTCATTAGCAATGGTGAGTCTGAGGGAAAGACAGGGCAACAGCAGGTGAAAGCACATACCCCAGGATCATGATATCTGTGTAAAGAGTTGAATTACAAGGCAGTCTGAATTCAAGAAAAGGTTAACAACTGAAGACCAGTTGCGAATCCAGTGGTGCAAATAGCTCAGACAATGAACTCCAAAGTAGTTGAGAAATGTGATATGGTCATATGTGATGCAAACCTAGAGAACTCTGCAGCCCTGAGTGCTTGGTTCCAGCAGTGAGGGGGAATGGTGGTTCAGAAATGTTGCAGGGTGCCTCCTGATATGGTTTGAGGGCCCTCACTCCCCTTAAAGGCAAGGTGAATGCTAATCGCTACTTAATGGGACTAAATGATCATCTTCCAGGATGAGAACGAAACCCAATAATTTGATAACCATGACAACAATGTTATCAAATTGTCATGGTCTTCTTCTCAGTCACCAGTTCTGAATCCAATCAAGCATTTATGGGATATTTTGGAGCGACACCTGAGGTGGTATTTTTCAGCTCCATCTACCAGGAGTGATTTGTCCAGCTTTCATATGGAAAATTGGTGCTGCATCCCTCCTGCAGACGTACAGTTGGCTGACTCTATACCATGGCACAAACAGGTCCTACTGGCTGCATGTGGTGGCCCATGCCGTATCAAGTGACTCTACACTGgtgtttctattttattcttGTCAACTATCTGTAATAGTGAACAAAAAGACACAACTGGAAGGCAGCAGAAAAAGAGTGGAAGGAAGACCATCGTCATAGCGTGGTGTCCCGTGAGGTGCAGAGAGAAATACAACACAGAGTAAACTGTGCTCTGGACATCGCAGGCCCGGATGGGAGCAGCCCTGAAGATCCTCACCTTGCCCAGCATGTCGGCTGCAATGAGGTAGTTCTCGTCGTGCAGGATGCGGACGGATGTGATGGCAGACTCTTGGTAAAAGCGGCCCCCCTTCCAGCTGTTTCCCCTCCGTGCTCTCTGCCGCAAGTCAATGCTGAAGATCTCGCCCGAGCgacagccattgtacagcactggGGCCTGGAGAGGGGGAAGAAGTGAAGGACAGGAGACATGCAGTTCTTTCAATTCCGGAAGATTCTCAACTTAGTTTTTAACGGAGAATTGCAACACTACTttcatattttggggttagaaagcaTTCaaattgatgagtgcatttcagtacacaataaaagtcaaatgtCCACAgttacttgtaaaacctccaatttaaatcacaaaatttccATATTctgtgaggcaacaaaacatccaGTGATGAGTTGCAGCCCTATTGTAAACAAGCCGGCTTAttattaaattgaaatattGTTCTTGATTTCAagatggttttgctgacaaatgctACTTACTTTTTAACTCTGcacagatcacattggaacatttgtgCGGTGAAATGTCCACTGCAAAACCTACacttattcgctcgtacatcgcattacattagtcattacagtgactagtgagcaggaagggccgcatctCGTGGGAAGTCTCACTCTCGCCCGTGCCAGGACCAGGGATTTGCAACAAGGTGGTGACTTAcagcactttcacaaagttctcaATTTTGTggttaatttggaatttgtaaactttttctgtaatgtcaattaatttattttgttaccgagatttaataactggtgtgagaaattgggactgtagttcccctttaagttAAATAGGCACTACACATCTGCAGTTCTTCTGTGATTTCAATGTGTTCATACAATCTGTTTGATTTGCTTCAAGGCACTTCTCTAAATTTTGCATTATATTTTGTCTCACAGTGCTTTTATCATGATAGTGTTGTTTTACTCTCCCTTTGGTGTGGCATGCCTTTTAAATTGTATGAGGGTTGAAGTTATTGTTACCAAATAAGTCTGAAATGGCAGAGTTTAATAGAGAATAACATCATTAGCTTAACACAACATTAAGAAAAGTCTGACGCCTAGTGtctgtttatttaaaacccatctACGTCTTCGTTTTGTGTCTCCAGAACGGAAGAAGTGAAGGTTGGTGTGGCAAGACACCAGCCAGACCTTGCAGGCCACCCATGCTGCCTTACAGGCCCAGTGGTCCACATAGCAGGAGGTGAACCGACTACAGCAGGGAACAAACTACATTAGACCACTGATGAGGGCTGGAAACTGTCTTGCCAATCACGAGGCTGAATGGGTTCACCTGAAAAATACAGTCTCTTTGGACCTGAACAGAGCAACAGAATATTAGATATTGCCAAGGATCTAACGAGGGCAAAATCTCAAATGAGCGAGGACCAGGTAGTGTGAATAGCTCCTATAATAAAGGAACATATGGACAACAGAACCTGCAGGTTAGTTACCACCAGCAGGTTCAGGGGAGATGATTCCACCTGGAGGACAGAATGATTTTCCTCCTTCCTACATTAAAAAGAAGATTATTCACAAGCTGGCAGATAATATAATGAATTGGCACATTTGAATTGAAAACGCAGCAGCCTGATATACACAAGCCAGAACTCATATATCATCTAAAATGTACCCGGCTCTTAGCAACATAGAAGGCTATAGCAATTACCCAGAAGAACCCAGGATGTCTAACACAACAATATTACTTTCTCTGGGGTGGTAGTGATTGAATGTTCTGCCCTATAGAGTGCCGCAGTTAAACAATCTGAAGTTAAAAAATAGCTGTCTCTTAAAGTAATATAGAAAAGCCACCATATTATGAGTTGTCCAGCTGCATAATATTTGTCCCTAAGCTGGACAGAACAAAAGAGGTTCTATTAAGCCTTTCACTGGCTAAATGAGGAGTCAAAATCTGATGCCTATCCAATATCCAATGACCTGTCTATATGAATTAATCAAGAgataatcaatcaatcaatcaatcaatcaatcaatcaatcaagagATAATTGCCCTTAGCAAAACCAGGTAGGAAAAGACTGCTTTCACCACACCAGCAGTATCATATCTGTACCACTTTCTTGTGCTGCTCTTTGGTCTCTACAGTGTgcctgtgatattttaatgtatgaTGGATAAGatcctactgtacattctcGTGGGTATATCTGGATGATACTGGCATTTTTAGCAAATACTGGATGACACACCTACTGTTTATGAATAGGTCATGTTGGACAGTGCCAGGAACTCTAGCCTTACAGTTGACTCCTTAAAGAAAAAGACTAGGTTCGTGCACATCAGAAGTTTTGGGCATGTGGTTGGATGAAGACAGATGAGGATGAAGACTCAGCTGGACAAAGTGGCCACCAGCAGAAAGTGACCTCAGCCCCATAACAAAAGCAAATGAGGTCCTTCCTTAGTTTGATTGCGTATTACCTGGTTCACAGAGCGGGCAGTACCCCTGAGGTCATGAAAAAGGCAGCCACCAACGCATTGGAAAAAGTGACGTGGCATTCACAGATCTGAAGTTGGCTCTCTTCACTAACCCTGTCTTGTCTGAATAAATAAGTCAGCATAGTCAACTCCCACGTCACCTCTGTGCTCCTGTCGCAGGAAGTTGAAAGGATTGTCTTGTTGTGAAATGGACTATGGATGCCCGGGTTGTGAGAATATGTGCCATGCTGGCTGGGGAAAGTGTAGTGCAGCACTGGTCCAAGCAAGGCAAGTTGTACCTACAATAAATGGCCACAAGAGAGCAGTGTAGGTCCTGTTTCTGACCTACATAGCTACACCACTAAAGGAATGTTAAGTGGCTTGAATACTCTCAAGGAACATAACCAGTGATATCAGCCATGATACAACAGCTGAAAAAAGCAACAGCGCACCTTTAAAGAAGCAGTTCAGCTCATTAGGCAGAATTAGAGGTGGCTTACTGAACAATTTGACTTTGGACCAGGGCTGGTGAAAAATGGTGTCCCCCATGTTAGAAAAAGAGAAACTGTAAGAGAGGTCAGAGTGCTACCTTGtatgttttgtgaaaatattggTCGGCAGTTCCCACCTTCAGGGCAAAGAGGAACTCAACTTCATATGACATAATTCTGAAGGGAAAGATCCTGGACCATTTGACCGGTTTTCACTAAATAAGGCTGACCGCTCCTACGACAATAATTCACAACTTGTCACTCTTTACTGTGGCAAAATGTGTGTAACTACACAATGGGGAAACTGGCCACTTAATATGAATGTGAAAATCCCATTTTCAAGGTTAAAATGGGAAACTGGATTCTTACTCACCCGCAGAGCAAACTGCTGTGCCAGCACATCACTGCTGATACCATATGTCTGTCTACGGCCAGTCACGGCATCTGTCACAATAACACGCCGTGATAAACCTGAAAAACAGTGTCTCCAGTCAGAAATATTGTTCATAAGCCACAGTAAGTCAGCAGGCAGTATTAGGCTGAACAGAACAAGGATGGGTACCTGTGCTGAAGTTCTTATCTGCCTGGGGGTTCAGACACCAAGCACATGACCAGGCTGTCGaaattttaaaactgcacagcATTCCTGGTTGGTCTAAAaaagagagagtgagaggggaaGTAAAAGACTTTGAGGACtgtaaaggtaaaaaaaagccaaaaaacaaatgattagGGTACTTGTCTGGTGAGGCGAAATTCAAGCATTCCCAAAGAAGATGATTGGCATTCCCTACAAAAGTGTACATACTATAAacattttcctaaaaaaaaaaggtgacttcatttttcattttaaaacggCAACAAATTGTGTTTACAAAAGCACAATTTTGCTGTAATTTTGTGATGACAATTTCAATTTCTCATAAGACCACAAAAACTAGGGGAAATATGGACAGAACAATATAGAAAAACCTCCATGTCAGGCAAAGGATATCAGTTATACTATATGAGgatacatttaaaattacatAAAACAAAGTGTCATGATTTTGATGGTCAGTTTTGCAACCTGAAAAATGAGGATCAGACACAAGGACATTTCTTTCACTTGAGTTATCCTACGGGCAAAATATAGGATCTGACCACTACTGAGTCAACTGCCACAAATTTGCAATAGTACGTTAGTAAAACTAAGGAATAAATTATTGTATCAGATACAATAGGCCAAGCAATACACAACAGTCTGCAGCACTAACAGCATTTTCAAATATAATGAAGGAGAGATTTCACAAGGaacaaaaatgctgttaaaaagcTGCCTAGAAAGGACTGTTTCCTTACCCAACGACTCAAAAgacctgtaaaaataaattttaatgcTTTCCAAAAGAAGACTAATAGACAGAATTAACCTTGGCTGTGACTGCAGAGGAGAACTATTGATGAAACTAACAAAGAGACTGATTGCCCTGCCATGCTGAGTAATTGAGGCACAGCGTTAGACTCCACCATGTCATCAACTGACTACAAGGTCTGATAAGAACCTAAAAAACAGGACAACCCCAAAACCGCCTGCTCAATACAACCTCAGTCCTCTTAATCTGAGTATCCTTGACTCTCTAAAGAAGCAGAACAGgttgtctatactgtatatagagtgtTAATTAGACTTGTAAATCTTCAGAGGGATTCTCTTAACAACATGTTAAGAGTAATGCATTAAACAGTCTTGAGAACTAGAAAGATGTAAAACTGCACCATTGCTATCAAAAAATGAATGGGAGTGTTGGAAAagaacacattaaaaataattttatacccAGTGAAGTTAACATGTATGCCAATCAGAGACGCATTCAGGCAAGATTCACATCCTTAAGGATAAATAATGCATATTTAACGATTTGATACAATCATTCTGAAAGATTGTTTAGTTGACAGCTCTGTTTTCGGGAAGGATTagtgtattacagtacatgatttgGCCTGGGGACAAAGCTAGTGACAGAATGGTGTAAAGCACACTGTCAGCTGCTCTCACCTGGGTTTGAATTGCTGAATAAGGATGCTGGTAGCAGGCTTACACAGCCTGGGGTTTGTGCAATACCTACAAGACAAAGGCTGTGAAAGtctgtcaagaaaaaaaaatgaacatttgtaAAAATCAAGACAGACCGAATCACTTCTCATTGCAATACAGGACGTAAATACTAAGAAGTCAATTGTGTTTGCTCTTCCAGTGTAATACACAACATTAAGCTTTTTACAAATTTTACAACATAAAACTGCTAATCATGTCTACCAAAACTTTGGGGAATGTGAAAATATTATCTTTATAGAAAACAAGATTTTTCTAAAATCAGGTATGAAAGGGCTATACATAAAAGAGTAACATATGAAACATTACAAATAACAGGAGGCTATTCAGCCCACCTAGTTAGATGTTAATTTATCCAAGGATCCCATAGACTTTCTCTTGAAAGAAATCAGGATATCATCTTAAACAACATGGTTGGGTAATTTTTTTCCATACTGCTACAacccctttgggtaaagaagtccACACGtttctcagttttaattgaCTTCCACTACATTTCCACTTCTGCCCTCTggacattcccttaagcccTCGAATGTACCTGATGACTAGCTGGTCTCCATGACATTGAATAAGAGTCTGTCAAGTGAATCATCActtatacatttattaaaaagtgtcagaCCATTTCCAAGCACACTCCAGAGTCCAGAGACAGAATTCTGAAGGACAAACCTTAAACACCTTTAGCTGCACACTTAATAAAGAGGATGCAGCACTATTAAAAGCCTTGAAACATCACCCAGTAGCTGGGAATCTAAAGGTGGTTAAAAGATTTTGAATCAAGTGTAAGCAATTCAAGTAGTgagcatatgaaaaaaaaatcccttcacaaattatttaagctagttatttattttcttagatACCAGTTTCAATGGTTGTAACAGGATACATTATCTTTCTCCCATCCAGAGTTGAGAATACACAGTAGCGTTTTCACAAGAAAGTACTTCAATATGGCTAAGAGGGCTATTGTTATTTCTTTGAGAATGTGAGTccatttaaacctttttttctataGCTGACGTGTTGTAATGTAAACTTCAGATACTATGTTGTGAGTGTACTCATAGTAGTAGTTTTAAAAGTTGTTTACATACGATACGCAATAAGTAAGTCACATTTTGGCATCTTATATTGCAGTGATACAATAAAGTGGGCCAAAGGATACAGGACATGAGAGTCAGAGTGGGTGACAGATGCCCAGCAGATGGAATTCACCTGAAACACAGAGCAGAAGGTGCAATGCATCAGCACACTTGTCATTGCTAACTTAAGCTGCTGTCATCTTCAGTCATTGGTTCATTTTTATAAATCACAGACCAGGGCTCCCCAGATCTGCTCCTTAACAGCAGCAGTCCAGCAGATTCTGTTTATCTTATTAAATCGCTGATAGCACAAGAACACAGAAAGAGGTGTAAACACAAAGTGGTGTACTGTAATGAAAGCTTAATTTGGAACAATTGAAACCACCTGCATGGATCTGAAGTTGCTTATTATTTAAGAAGAATCACAGAATCTGTTGGGCTGTTACCCCCAAGACCAGACTTAGGATACCCTGTCTTACAAGCCCAAGGGAGTACTTTTTCTTAAATTCTACAATTTGCTGGATGAATGCATTCACATTTAAGAACAGAGCGACTGGGGATGTGGACAAACTTTTTCCCAAATTCAGGATTAGATATCGATTATATCACATCACCTACAGTAACTGCTTATTTAATTCAAGGTTATGGTGGCCCAGAGCCTATCTCAGGAAGCATTGGGCGCAAAGAGAGATACAACCTtaacagaacaccagtccactgcaggagaaacacagacacagacatgcacactctcacaccagggccactttccataagccaatgaacctaccagcatgtcttttttactgtgggaggaaactgacacgaagatgagaaaaacatgaaaactccacacaaacagcacctcaggaattgaaccctggatcccagcactgcgaggcagcaaagctaaccactgtgAAATCGTGCCAACCATTAGTTAcacatattataaataatattacttttctgaagcttttttttccctcacacTACAATTCTTCCACCACAGAGGTTTTTCATATATGTCTACTGTGTACAGCTGGTATTTATAGGTCCACGGCTTCTTTAAGGTGAAGGTGAGCAGGTTCTGCTCCAGATACAGAGGCACTACCTTGCGGTTGGTGAAGTAGAGGTTGTCGCACATCTCCACAGAGAGAGAGCCCTTGCTGCAGCCTCTGAAGTTCATGATCCCATATTTGCAGCCTCCGTGCTCAACGTCATTCACGGTGAAGACGCGCTCACAGGCAGAGTCCGCCTAAGGGAGGGGATTTATTCATAGAGACAACAAATTTATTTGAATAGCTTCTCGAAAAGAAGACGAACCCGTTGACATCAAGGCTTTAAATGAATCAACCAGAGTTCAAATGAATCACTCAGAGTTCAGGTTGAGAGCTGTAGGCCTGATGCCACCAGGCTTAGCCAGGCCCATGTCATTGTACTAGTAGGACAGACATTTCTCAAGCTGCAGTGCATAACAGGGCCGAGGACAGCCAAGATCAGGTTCCTTGACCTGTGGCAACTCCAAGGAGCGTGCGCGGGCGCCTGCAGTGATGTTAGTAGAGATACGACACCTGTTCCGCTGATGCTAACTCCTCTGTAAGGCACTGGGCAGTGAATGTCAACGTAGGGCATATTTCAGGAATGCATGCACAAGTTCTCTTTGTGCTTTCATGTTGTCAAGCATAGATGACTAACATTTTGCACATCCATGCAGATGAgtataaaacatatacagtaaaataatttgtgaCTAGGATTCTAGAAAAGACTTATTCACTAAATAACAAAGTTTACTCGTTGTGTCTGAAAATTGTGGGTAAAAGATGGTACTTGTGACTCACCACGATGAGCTTGAAGTTGTCAGTATTAGGGCTGGTGGAGTCGGAGCTCTGCACCTCTAACTTGTGTCTCCGCATACTGGTCACCTTCAGCTCGTGGATCAGCCTGGAGTCACAAAGACAGCTTGAGCCTCAagcaatactttttaaaatcccTTCCAGAAACTAACACGCCAACTGTACTGTCACAAAACACATATCTAACCTTTTTAACTCTTCTGGAAATGAACTGAGTGAAGTCTAATATATAATCTGCACTGGTAAAACCAGTGCATCCACAGTGGCAATATCTTGTAAATGCTGCCATGCTACTTcatgcataaaaaaataataattgtaagaGAAAGTGCATTCACAGtgacttgcaaaagtattcagacgcttcacagttttcacattttggtgctttaaaacTTGTATTCATGAGACTTTGAAGAAGCCATTAATATCTGTAATAAACACAACCTATTCctcacattcaaagcaaaatccttagctgtggcaaacctaaattaaggTGCGCTAAATTACCTTAACGAGCTACAAATATTTAagcaatcaaaatatttttttactctaaAGTTTTTGTAGACATTACCTGTAACTTATCCTTCTCTTAGAAGCATACAGCTTGATCGTTCATGATTTGAACAAAacgtttaaa
It encodes the following:
- the wdr21 gene encoding WD repeat domain 21, with amino-acid sequence MKKGSWRDRGADRRRHHNPGWQRDHSSHRSQEERYGSSVPGTSRNVQAPPADSTSSSSRASAPDLPGFYFDPEKNRYFRLLPGHNNCNPLTREGLQKEQQESQRVRLLREDEQPRKKSPRVGLNSTLLFQKRHMGLVAESSYCRLIHELKVTSMRRHKLEVQSSDSTSPNTDNFKLIVADSACERVFTVNDVEHGGCKYGIMNFRGCSKGSLSVEMCDNLYFTNRKVNSICWASVTHSDSHVLLCLVGIAQTPGCVSLLPASLFSNSNPDQPGMLCSFKISTAWSCAWCLNPQADKNFSTGLSRRVIVTDAVTGRRQTYGISSDVLAQQFALRAPVLYNGCRSGEIFSIDLRQRARRGNSWKGGRFYQESAITSVRILHDENYLIAADMLGKIKLWDLRMSRAVQQYEGHFNEHAYLPLHVNEPERLLLAVGQDCYTRLWSLGDGRLLRSIPSPHPAGKDSVPSVVFSSQLGGRSGLPGLLMAVCQDLYYFSYNSDYQDGTLCPEGESN